In a genomic window of Thermoproteus tenax Kra 1:
- the metG gene encoding methionine--tRNA ligase, with protein MAKFIIGSAWPYVQTVPHIGNMIGSVLSADVYARYLRMREHEVVFVSGSDMHGTPIEVEAIQLGVDPKEYAMRMHEIVSELFKRWNISFDLYTHTHSETHIGFVRKFFEKIYKNNYIFIQEDELPYCPNDKIFLPDRFIIGKCPYCGYERARGDQCERCGRLLEPRLLVEPKCAICGAKPEWRKTKHWYLDLKRLEEPVKRYVENNSELPQNAREMSLSILREGLRARAITRDNRWGIPAPFPGAEGKTIYVWFEAVLGYISAVKEYFEARGEPEKWEYFWKDPSAKAVFFVGKDNIPFHVIILPALIFASGEGYTTRLTTSSTEYLTYEGDKISKSRRWGIWIDEALKLMPADYWRFVLVYLRPENRDVDFTWATALDIINKIMNDDVGNFVHRVLSFIKSRMKGVVPAPGASTAEDEAFAAKIQELTKKAEEHYERIELKDALATAVELAREGNRYLNLRAPWQAAKERPEEANTIMYNAYWAVRNVAIIMYPVVPASMERLWQMMGLRPPILWREATRRPDPGVALGDVQPLFRRIERAEFESMMEELKRLREEKWSKRYPWEQVIL; from the coding sequence ATGGCAAAGTTCATTATAGGCAGTGCGTGGCCCTACGTACAGACGGTCCCCCATATAGGCAACATGATAGGCTCAGTGCTATCTGCAGACGTATACGCACGGTACCTAAGGATGAGGGAACACGAAGTTGTGTTTGTGTCGGGCTCAGACATGCATGGAACGCCTATAGAGGTAGAGGCGATACAGTTGGGCGTGGACCCCAAAGAGTACGCCATGCGGATGCACGAGATAGTGTCGGAGCTGTTTAAACGTTGGAATATTTCATTCGATTTATATACTCATACACATAGTGAAACTCATATTGGGTTTGTTCGAAAATTTTTTGAAAAAATATATAAAAATAATTATATATTTATACAAGAGGATGAGCTCCCGTACTGTCCCAACGACAAGATCTTTCTGCCAGATAGATTCATTATAGGCAAATGTCCATACTGCGGATATGAGAGGGCGAGAGGAGATCAGTGCGAGAGGTGCGGCAGACTCCTCGAGCCGCGGCTCCTCGTAGAGCCGAAATGCGCAATCTGTGGCGCCAAGCCTGAGTGGCGCAAAACTAAACATTGGTATCTAGATTTAAAGAGGCTGGAGGAGCCCGTGAAGAGATACGTGGAGAACAACAGCGAGCTCCCCCAGAACGCCCGGGAGATGTCCTTGTCAATACTCAGAGAAGGTCTGAGGGCCAGGGCCATAACTAGGGACAACAGATGGGGCATACCGGCCCCGTTCCCCGGAGCCGAGGGCAAGACTATCTACGTGTGGTTCGAGGCCGTGTTGGGGTACATTTCTGCGGTCAAGGAGTATTTTGAGGCGCGAGGGGAGCCGGAGAAGTGGGAGTACTTCTGGAAGGACCCCTCGGCGAAGGCTGTGTTCTTCGTAGGCAAGGACAATATACCGTTCCACGTGATTATACTGCCGGCGCTGATCTTCGCAAGCGGCGAGGGCTACACCACTAGGCTCACTACGTCGTCCACAGAGTATCTCACATACGAGGGAGACAAGATATCTAAGAGCAGGAGGTGGGGCATATGGATCGACGAGGCCTTGAAGCTTATGCCGGCCGACTACTGGCGTTTCGTCCTAGTGTATTTAAGGCCCGAGAACAGAGATGTGGATTTCACGTGGGCAACCGCTCTGGATATAATTAACAAGATTATGAACGACGATGTGGGGAATTTCGTCCACCGCGTCCTCTCGTTCATAAAGAGCAGGATGAAGGGAGTCGTCCCCGCGCCTGGAGCCTCAACGGCGGAGGACGAGGCCTTCGCGGCCAAGATACAGGAGCTCACCAAGAAGGCGGAGGAGCACTACGAAAGAATAGAGTTGAAAGATGCCTTGGCTACAGCGGTCGAGTTGGCTAGGGAGGGAAATAGATATCTCAATTTGAGGGCCCCTTGGCAAGCGGCGAAGGAGAGGCCAGAGGAGGCGAATACTATAATGTACAACGCCTATTGGGCCGTGAGAAACGTTGCAATAATTATGTACCCAGTGGTGCCCGCATCGATGGAGAGGCTCTGGCAGATGATGGGACTGAGGCCGCCCATCTTGTGGAGAGAGGCGACCAGAAGGCCCGATCCGGGCGTAGCTCTCGGAGATGTGCAACCGCTCTTCAGACGTATAGAGAGGGCTGAATTTGAGAGTATGATGGAGGAGCTCAAGAGGTTAAGGGAGGAAAAATGGAGTAAGAGGTATCCCTGGGAACAAGTAATATTATAA
- the uppS gene encoding polyprenyl diphosphate synthase, whose protein sequence is MSVRLPKHIAVIPDGNRRYAKKYGLSFLEAYRRGVEKVRKFATWVLEYREIKHMTFYALSTENLQRSKAELELLFRVFKDEIRRTREDPIIHDNRVRVRFIGDRSILPRDLVEEMEKLEKETERYGDYDLTLALGYGGRAEIVRCIKRIINGEVRLAELNETSLFNCLDTSYLQYPEPDILIRTGGEKRLSNFLLYQSAYTELFFLDKYWPEIEKEDLREILEEYTRRQRRFGR, encoded by the coding sequence ATGTCTGTTAGACTTCCGAAACACATCGCAGTTATACCGGACGGCAATAGGAGATACGCCAAGAAATATGGGCTGAGTTTCCTGGAGGCCTATAGGAGGGGCGTGGAGAAGGTGAGGAAATTCGCCACCTGGGTCCTTGAATATAGGGAGATAAAACATATGACCTTCTACGCGCTCTCCACCGAAAATCTGCAGAGGAGCAAGGCCGAGCTGGAGCTCCTCTTCAGAGTATTCAAGGACGAAATAAGGAGGACGCGGGAAGATCCCATAATTCACGACAACAGGGTCAGAGTTAGATTCATCGGAGATAGATCAATTCTGCCGCGGGATCTAGTGGAGGAGATGGAGAAGCTCGAGAAAGAGACTGAGAGGTACGGCGATTACGACCTCACATTGGCCCTGGGGTATGGTGGACGCGCGGAGATAGTGAGGTGCATCAAGAGGATCATAAACGGCGAGGTTAGACTGGCGGAATTGAATGAGACTAGCTTGTTCAATTGTCTCGACACGAGCTATCTCCAGTACCCGGAGCCGGACATACTTATTAGGACGGGCGGCGAGAAGAGGTTGAGCAACTTCCTCCTGTATCAGAGTGCGTACACTGAGCTCTTCTTTTTAGATAAGTACTGGCCCGAGATAGAGAAGGAGGACCTAAGAGAGATACTAGAGGAGTACACAAGAAGGCAGAGGAGGTTCGGCCGCTGA
- the metG gene encoding methionine--tRNA ligase subunit beta, with translation MSFITIDDFKKIQLKVGKVVEAARIEGSRKLIRLIVDLGSERRQIVAGLAEVYRPEDLVGKYVVVVANLQPRTIMGYESQGMLLATCEKPTLLTTLEQDDRHVGENVC, from the coding sequence GTGAGCTTTATTACGATAGACGACTTTAAAAAGATACAATTGAAAGTCGGAAAGGTCGTCGAGGCGGCCCGAATAGAGGGGTCTAGAAAGCTCATAAGGCTGATAGTAGATCTAGGCTCTGAGAGGAGACAGATCGTGGCGGGCCTGGCGGAGGTCTACAGGCCGGAGGACCTCGTGGGGAAATACGTCGTAGTAGTCGCAAACCTCCAACCTAGGACTATCATGGGGTATGAGAGCCAGGGCATGTTGTTGGCCACCTGCGAAAAGCCGACGCTCTTGACGACGTTAGAACAAGACGACAGACACGTGGGGGAAAATGTCTGTTAG
- a CDS encoding Ig-like domain-containing protein — protein sequence MLLTNGTFYARFTYIVTPTISPLSSTYGYGVNLTMSPPLAEPGMLIIENSSAVLFSASAQSGASIPRFALPAGNFTLLLYEGSLILANATLTINRASPEVRLSGFSERTTYGTPISYSVVAYVAGAPLKLPVVVLVNGTTVASGITPLVVNLPSLDAGVYNVTTVALQTVNTTEEALARYLIVSPAPVSLKVFVNGSTAGSVVVLNYGQVAQISARAYSTVEPQGSEAVYVDGRLNGFTIDTMELGAGVHSLTVAFTPSSRNFLPAYYNVTLVVARSQPSLSLPYEIKARYGESLTIPVRLTVYGRPVQGYVDVRVSNFTEEVFVNGSAAISLPPLPAGIYTITVSYPGSPNLFPTSASAVLIVESATVSVEISAPDRSVYGVPISIWARASPSVAGTLSIYVNNTLIYSAPLSFVNVSWSPPRSGVFNITAVFQSASKNYSSGYATKLIYISKANCYIKILLNSSKVYVLHTYTILLESQVTPYIYVDNNYVGKFRLGNITFNSTGSHILSAIFPGDDRYYSCKASAVVEVQKNPSSIIIEIPSRLALPNSKIDVIVIISTSAKIYNSTLTIIAQNINNNNTYSFTEYINSQRTVTHIELPAPGSYIVRAYYGGNPYVDANYSNAEAVTVVESILGVPEVLLLGYMAAFGIAYAAVVAIKLKRGKD from the coding sequence ATGCTTCTCACGAACGGCACGTTCTACGCCAGATTCACCTACATAGTGACGCCGACTATCTCTCCCCTCAGTTCTACATACGGCTACGGAGTGAACCTCACGATGAGCCCCCCGCTGGCGGAGCCTGGCATGCTCATAATTGAGAACTCGAGCGCGGTCCTTTTCAGCGCATCCGCTCAGTCGGGGGCATCGATACCGAGGTTCGCATTGCCGGCCGGCAACTTCACGCTCTTGCTCTACGAAGGCTCGTTGATTTTGGCCAACGCCACTCTTACAATAAATAGGGCCAGCCCTGAGGTGAGGTTGAGCGGGTTCTCGGAGAGGACGACCTATGGAACGCCGATTAGCTATTCGGTGGTTGCCTACGTGGCGGGCGCCCCGCTCAAGTTGCCCGTAGTTGTATTAGTGAACGGCACTACAGTGGCGTCGGGCATTACGCCTCTTGTTGTGAATCTGCCGTCCCTAGATGCCGGAGTCTACAACGTGACTACAGTAGCTCTGCAGACCGTCAACACGACGGAGGAGGCCCTCGCCCGATACCTCATTGTGAGCCCCGCCCCAGTCTCGCTCAAGGTCTTCGTCAACGGCTCTACAGCGGGAAGCGTAGTCGTGTTAAACTACGGACAAGTGGCCCAGATATCGGCGAGAGCCTATTCGACTGTCGAGCCCCAAGGATCGGAGGCTGTCTACGTCGACGGAAGACTCAATGGGTTCACAATAGACACAATGGAGTTGGGCGCAGGCGTCCACAGCCTCACTGTGGCCTTTACGCCGTCTAGTAGAAACTTTCTCCCGGCTTACTACAATGTCACATTGGTCGTCGCTCGCTCGCAGCCCTCGCTCTCTCTGCCGTATGAAATCAAGGCGCGCTACGGGGAAAGCCTGACAATCCCTGTGAGGCTCACAGTATACGGCAGGCCGGTCCAAGGCTATGTAGACGTGAGAGTATCGAACTTCACCGAGGAGGTCTTCGTCAACGGCTCTGCAGCCATATCTCTGCCGCCTCTCCCAGCCGGCATCTACACTATAACTGTCAGCTATCCTGGATCGCCCAACCTCTTCCCGACATCTGCCTCGGCGGTGCTCATCGTTGAGAGCGCTACAGTATCTGTGGAGATCTCGGCGCCCGACCGCTCGGTCTACGGCGTGCCTATCTCCATATGGGCGCGGGCTAGTCCGTCTGTGGCGGGCACGCTATCTATCTATGTAAACAATACGTTGATCTACAGCGCACCCCTCTCCTTTGTCAATGTGTCGTGGAGTCCGCCGAGGTCGGGCGTATTTAACATCACAGCTGTGTTTCAGAGCGCCTCAAAGAACTACTCTAGTGGATATGCCACAAAATTAATATATATTAGTAAAGCAAATTGTTATATAAAAATTTTATTAAATTCATCAAAAGTATATGTATTACATACTTATACTATTTTGTTGGAAAGCCAAGTGACGCCATATATATATGTTGATAATAACTACGTAGGGAAATTCAGACTCGGCAATATAACGTTTAATTCGACGGGCAGCCACATATTGTCGGCCATCTTTCCCGGCGACGATAGATACTATTCATGTAAGGCCTCCGCCGTAGTGGAGGTCCAGAAGAACCCCTCCAGCATCATAATTGAGATCCCCTCCAGATTGGCTCTGCCCAATTCAAAGATCGACGTAATAGTGATAATTAGTACATCAGCGAAGATATATAATAGTACTCTTACTATTATTGCTCAAAATATTAATAATAATAATACATATTCTTTTACTGAATATATAAATAGTCAGAGGACTGTTACACACATAGAGTTGCCAGCTCCAGGCTCCTACATAGTTAGGGCGTATTACGGCGGTAATCCATATGTGGATGCAAACTACTCAAACGCCGAGGCCGTCACTGTGGTCGAGAGCATCCTCGGCGTGCCCGAGGTGCTGCTGTTGGGTTATATGGCCGCATTCGGCATAGCCTACGCGGCCGTCGTTGCGATAAAGTTAAAGAGAGGTAAAGACTAG
- a CDS encoding HAD family hydrolase gives MSIKAMTFDVWGTIFPVEPAIKVVADVLTKALGNRVPWSTIYSFIQDERRALKLARRERQELIPPTYNLFNIRRKLRERGILADFDVYEAQDLIDKAVGALEISPFLDAVEAAKAARDDGYKLGIVSNVLLWRSRATRELLTKYGIADLFDVQIYADDVGYVKPSIKLFEMASSLLAGDVIPDVYIHVGDDLFEDFLGAIMSGFQAVLVDRAGVYIKREYHEAIPCRAYIARDLRALPLIAHQIESCVSR, from the coding sequence ATGAGTATTAAGGCGATGACCTTCGACGTCTGGGGCACTATCTTCCCAGTGGAGCCCGCTATAAAGGTTGTCGCCGATGTTCTAACGAAGGCGTTGGGCAATAGAGTGCCGTGGAGCACTATCTACTCCTTTATACAAGACGAGAGGAGGGCATTAAAGTTGGCGCGTAGAGAGAGACAAGAGCTCATACCGCCCACCTACAACCTCTTCAACATAAGGAGGAAACTAAGGGAGAGGGGCATCCTCGCCGATTTTGACGTATACGAGGCCCAAGACCTAATCGATAAGGCGGTGGGAGCCCTTGAGATCTCTCCATTTTTAGACGCCGTGGAGGCCGCCAAGGCTGCCCGCGACGATGGATACAAATTGGGTATAGTCTCCAATGTGCTCCTATGGAGATCCAGGGCGACTAGAGAGCTGTTGACTAAATACGGTATAGCTGATCTCTTCGACGTACAGATCTACGCTGACGACGTTGGCTACGTCAAGCCGAGCATCAAGCTATTCGAGATGGCGTCCTCGCTCCTCGCGGGCGACGTCATACCGGACGTCTATATACACGTCGGAGACGACCTCTTTGAGGACTTCTTAGGGGCTATTATGTCCGGTTTCCAGGCCGTACTAGTGGACCGCGCCGGCGTCTACATCAAGAGGGAGTACCACGAGGCTATTCCTTGCAGAGCATATATAGCCCGCGATCTGAGGGCGCTGCCCCTAATCGCCCATCAGATAGAGAGCTGTGTCAGTAGATAA
- a CDS encoding ParA family protein has protein sequence MKTLAFSSGVKGGTGKTTLAVNIAVALAYAYRNKSKYPVVLIDLTPSPGTASMLLMGSREVKGMNLSDYLDGRLIDPLQAFYLRRWQIQSDEFNVVFSFMTRPAPFFRKPFEALTKQLEQRLGSMLLIIDSPPLGRGSPLQGLFDYVVPVTVPDISSVAAAAEVSAELGGRRLKPILNMYMKEAKVSGIYGGDWPDIVRDAFGEEPHVVPYDPLLGLARQALEIEVLKLRPEESPGVSSLLSYARYLLTQLSI, from the coding sequence ATGAAGACGCTGGCCTTCTCCTCAGGTGTTAAGGGAGGTACAGGCAAGACGACACTCGCAGTGAACATCGCTGTAGCGTTGGCCTATGCGTATAGGAACAAGAGTAAATATCCAGTCGTTTTGATAGATCTGACTCCATCGCCCGGCACAGCCAGCATGTTGCTCATGGGCTCGCGCGAAGTTAAGGGGATGAATCTATCTGACTATTTGGACGGAAGACTGATAGACCCTCTACAAGCCTTCTATTTGAGGCGGTGGCAGATTCAGAGCGACGAGTTCAACGTGGTGTTCTCGTTCATGACGAGGCCGGCGCCTTTCTTCAGAAAGCCCTTTGAGGCGCTTACTAAACAGCTAGAGCAGAGGCTCGGCTCCATGTTATTAATAATAGACTCTCCGCCGTTGGGCAGAGGCTCCCCTCTACAGGGTTTGTTCGACTACGTGGTCCCTGTCACAGTGCCCGACATATCCTCGGTTGCCGCCGCAGCCGAGGTATCGGCCGAGTTGGGCGGAAGGCGGCTTAAGCCTATTCTCAATATGTATATGAAAGAGGCCAAGGTCTCCGGAATATACGGCGGCGACTGGCCCGACATCGTGAGAGACGCCTTCGGAGAAGAGCCCCACGTGGTACCCTACGATCCGCTGTTGGGCCTCGCCAGACAAGCTCTGGAGATAGAGGTGCTAAAGCTCAGGCCCGAGGAGTCCCCGGGCGTATCATCGCTTCTGTCCTACGCACGTTATCTACTGACACAGCTCTCTATCTGA
- a CDS encoding phosphate signaling complex PhoU family protein encodes MEIRKLIRIGERSYGITIPREWVELNQLKVGSPLKILAEPNKILILPATAERTSVSAVIKEADIEKALRDIIAYYIEGADEIEIESDQISALVGKIEGKLPGVVALESGGKLKLRIVTKEDVNIDEVVRSMYTTVMAMFQLFLDYLRRGDEEDARELLRMDDQLDRLYFLSLRVIKKNIYQNPQGYVDYVIVVKNLEHMGDALDRSTNYLRQNDVPCKREITEIFEMLQKYAEGAAKSFLENRYEDALKTILEREGMFKRALALSQCERSAPIMHEGMLITALAADIAEAAYSKHIRQRS; translated from the coding sequence ATGGAGATAAGGAAACTGATTAGAATAGGTGAAAGATCTTATGGCATCACAATACCGAGGGAGTGGGTTGAGCTTAACCAGTTAAAGGTCGGCTCTCCTCTCAAGATTTTGGCTGAGCCGAACAAGATACTGATCCTCCCCGCCACGGCCGAGAGGACGTCGGTCAGCGCCGTTATAAAAGAGGCGGATATAGAGAAGGCGTTGAGGGACATAATCGCATACTATATAGAGGGCGCCGACGAGATAGAAATAGAGTCGGACCAGATCTCGGCGCTCGTGGGGAAAATCGAGGGGAAGCTCCCGGGCGTGGTCGCGTTAGAATCCGGCGGGAAGCTCAAGCTCAGGATCGTGACTAAAGAGGACGTGAACATAGACGAGGTAGTCAGAAGCATGTACACGACTGTTATGGCCATGTTCCAACTGTTCTTGGATTATCTGAGGAGGGGGGACGAGGAGGATGCCCGGGAGCTTCTCAGAATGGACGACCAACTCGATAGACTCTACTTCCTCTCGCTCAGAGTGATCAAGAAGAACATATACCAGAACCCTCAAGGCTATGTAGACTACGTCATAGTGGTAAAGAACTTAGAACACATGGGCGATGCCTTAGACAGATCCACCAACTATCTGAGACAAAATGATGTGCCCTGCAAGAGGGAAATTACGGAGATCTTTGAGATGTTGCAGAAATACGCCGAAGGCGCAGCCAAGTCCTTCCTGGAGAACCGCTACGAGGACGCACTAAAGACTATACTAGAAAGAGAAGGTATGTTCAAGAGGGCGCTCGCGCTCTCGCAGTGCGAAAGAAGTGCGCCGATAATGCACGAGGGCATGTTGATAACTGCGTTGGCCGCCGATATAGCAGAGGCCGCCTACTCCAAACATATACGACAGAGGAGCTAG
- a CDS encoding DUF1614 domain-containing protein gives MDRVVFSPPFTGLVGILYALLALLLLPSYLAGLAEVLRNVGLNIAAAIIVAAASVLLSLLLSPFHLVVYTSRRRVYYPSVDIIYVFGLPIPVPKMAYTEQVARLAVNLGGAVIPVALSTFILFKLPTLFAAGALVSSLAVSLIVYRMSRVVPGLGVVTPGFLPPLLALVFSLWAGRLTPAVAYIVGVYGTLLGADVYNLKKILAQMPPLASIGGAGVWDGIYLTGIVAATLGLLLR, from the coding sequence ATGGACCGAGTAGTTTTCTCGCCTCCCTTCACGGGGCTTGTGGGCATTCTATATGCCCTATTGGCGCTGTTGCTACTTCCGTCATATCTGGCGGGCCTCGCCGAGGTTCTGAGAAACGTGGGCCTCAACATAGCGGCTGCAATCATCGTGGCCGCCGCGTCAGTGTTGCTGAGCCTGCTGCTGAGCCCCTTCCACCTGGTGGTCTACACCAGCAGGAGGAGGGTGTACTACCCAAGCGTGGATATAATCTACGTCTTCGGGCTCCCTATACCAGTGCCCAAGATGGCATACACTGAACAAGTGGCGCGGCTCGCTGTGAATTTGGGCGGTGCTGTGATACCTGTCGCGCTCTCTACGTTTATTTTATTTAAACTGCCGACTCTGTTCGCCGCGGGCGCTCTGGTCTCCTCACTGGCGGTGTCCCTCATCGTATATCGGATGAGCCGCGTGGTGCCGGGACTCGGAGTAGTGACGCCCGGCTTCCTCCCGCCGTTGCTCGCGTTGGTCTTCTCGCTGTGGGCGGGCCGCCTTACGCCGGCTGTTGCGTACATAGTGGGCGTCTACGGCACTCTGCTCGGCGCTGATGTCTACAACCTAAAGAAGATTCTTGCCCAGATGCCCCCGTTGGCCTCTATCGGCGGGGCCGGCGTTTGGGACGGCATATATCTGACCGGCATAGTCGCGGCTACTCTCGGTCTGCTATTAAGATAG
- the ribC gene encoding riboflavin synthase, which translates to MDCIGVVDTTFARVDMGSEAIDELRSLAPDVVVKRITVPGIKNTIWGAKKLMKEGCTAILVVGWVGPSLTDKLSYLAMSLGLIELQIQYDVLILDATVHEDEATDEGELKLIAIDRARKHARNLVALLRGDLTEAAGRGLRQGRPDVGPII; encoded by the coding sequence ATGGACTGTATAGGCGTAGTCGACACCACGTTCGCCCGGGTGGACATGGGCTCCGAGGCCATAGACGAGCTGAGGAGCCTCGCCCCTGATGTGGTCGTCAAGAGAATCACAGTGCCGGGAATAAAGAACACTATCTGGGGCGCGAAAAAGCTCATGAAGGAGGGCTGTACGGCCATCTTGGTCGTAGGTTGGGTCGGGCCCTCTCTAACTGACAAGCTGAGCTATCTGGCTATGTCGTTGGGCCTTATCGAGCTTCAGATACAATACGACGTGCTCATCCTGGATGCGACAGTGCACGAGGACGAGGCAACTGACGAGGGAGAACTGAAATTAATAGCGATAGACAGAGCGAGGAAGCACGCGCGCAACTTAGTGGCGCTCCTCCGCGGCGATTTAACCGAGGCGGCGGGCCGCGGCTTGAGGCAGGGTAGACCTGACGTCGGACCGATAATATAG
- a CDS encoding CopG family ribbon-helix-helix protein, whose product MRRFGVSLPDDLARAVDSIAEELGVTRSAVVAQAVASFVQEYRGHLKSGHICLGAVLSLTEGMEAVGEIMEKYRDLIANYSHIHLGEKCISVFVVQGDGQKIGEFLMGLSEKAAKTFFTPIE is encoded by the coding sequence GTGAGGCGTTTTGGCGTCTCCCTCCCCGATGACCTCGCGCGGGCGGTGGACAGCATAGCGGAGGAACTAGGCGTGACTCGCAGCGCCGTCGTTGCTCAAGCCGTGGCAAGCTTTGTACAGGAGTACAGAGGCCATCTGAAGAGCGGGCATATCTGCCTTGGCGCCGTTCTCTCGCTTACCGAGGGCATGGAGGCCGTAGGCGAAATAATGGAGAAGTATAGAGACCTGATAGCTAATTATTCACATATCCACTTGGGAGAGAAGTGTATATCGGTTTTCGTAGTCCAGGGAGATGGACAGAAGATAGGGGAGTTTCTGATGGGCCTTTCGGAGAAGGCCGCGAAAACTTTCTTTACGCCTATAGAGTGA
- a CDS encoding (Fe-S)-binding protein, with product MEEWIKILGDLVRENLFRKSFPLPADSSICTKWAEGLRRGGRRVLYTSCMYQLAPLIARAVELLERSGASAGGLRAKLTGLGARLLGGLALRPSEEDLEWAQRVLKNIAGMLAKAGVEFGVLDDEPYSGALLYELGFEDDFAEYAKRVYKYFKDKGVEEVITVDPHTHYTLEKVYPKYVDGFDIRVTNYMDYIRPARASVDKVVIHDSCLYARYLDRYDVYRRLLDSVKVQHVEDPYVTGRAYSGCCGGPVESVRPDVAKSVAKLRVGQLAKLSNIVITVCPICYVNLSRAGGGVKIYDLAEVLS from the coding sequence ATGGAAGAGTGGATAAAGATATTAGGCGATTTGGTCAGAGAGAATCTGTTTCGTAAGAGCTTTCCGCTTCCGGCGGACTCCTCTATATGCACGAAGTGGGCGGAGGGGTTGAGGAGGGGCGGCAGACGCGTTCTGTACACCTCGTGTATGTACCAACTGGCTCCATTGATAGCGAGGGCCGTGGAACTTCTCGAGAGGTCGGGCGCCAGCGCGGGCGGTCTGAGGGCCAAGCTTACAGGCCTTGGCGCCAGACTCCTCGGGGGACTCGCGTTGAGGCCCTCTGAGGAGGACCTCGAGTGGGCACAGAGAGTTCTGAAGAATATAGCCGGCATGTTGGCCAAAGCCGGCGTAGAGTTCGGCGTATTAGACGATGAGCCCTATTCAGGCGCGTTGTTATACGAGCTGGGGTTCGAGGATGACTTTGCAGAGTATGCAAAGAGGGTCTATAAATACTTCAAGGATAAGGGCGTTGAGGAGGTGATAACGGTTGATCCCCACACGCACTACACTCTGGAGAAGGTTTATCCGAAATACGTTGATGGTTTCGACATAAGGGTGACCAACTACATGGACTATATAAGGCCGGCCAGGGCCTCTGTAGATAAAGTTGTGATCCACGATTCCTGCCTTTATGCAAGGTATCTCGATAGATACGATGTCTATAGAAGGCTATTGGACTCTGTCAAAGTCCAACACGTGGAGGATCCCTACGTCACCGGGAGGGCCTACTCGGGCTGTTGTGGAGGGCCCGTCGAATCGGTGAGACCCGACGTGGCCAAGTCGGTGGCTAAGTTGAGAGTAGGCCAATTGGCCAAGCTGTCCAATATAGTGATAACGGTGTGCCCCATCTGTTACGTCAACTTGAGCAGAGCCGGCGGAGGCGTGAAGATATACGACTTAGCTGAGGTCTTGTCGTGA
- a CDS encoding (Fe-S)-binding protein — protein MISEIDKCARCGFCEAVCPTYNALRMRHLGPRGRLHMARLALADGRASKYVVESIETCLRCRACELVCPVSIKIVDVITAARRRLREAT, from the coding sequence GTGATATCGGAGATCGATAAGTGCGCCAGGTGCGGCTTCTGTGAGGCAGTGTGCCCGACGTACAACGCGTTGAGGATGAGACATCTGGGACCGAGGGGGCGTCTCCACATGGCCCGGCTGGCTCTCGCCGATGGCAGAGCGTCGAAATACGTTGTAGAGAGCATTGAGACGTGTCTGCGATGCCGAGCATGCGAGCTCGTCTGCCCCGTCTCGATAAAGATAGTTGACGTCATAACCGCGGCGCGCAGAAGGCTCCGTGAAGCTACCTAG
- a CDS encoding M67 family metallopeptidase, with protein MKLPRSFLDEVERRCSPREECVALLFGIGGEVSSWVWLKNVARSAIEFKVDPEEFYSALAEAEARGAELLAIFHTHPGPPVPSDLDLKYMRLWRVVWIIANVYTLELAGWMATPWGIKPINVERI; from the coding sequence GTGAAGCTACCTAGGTCGTTTCTAGACGAGGTCGAAAGGCGGTGTTCTCCCCGCGAGGAGTGCGTCGCGTTGTTGTTCGGCATAGGCGGCGAGGTCTCCTCGTGGGTTTGGCTCAAAAACGTCGCACGGAGCGCCATTGAGTTCAAAGTGGATCCCGAGGAGTTCTATTCAGCGTTGGCCGAGGCTGAGGCGCGCGGCGCAGAGCTTCTAGCTATTTTCCACACACACCCTGGCCCGCCCGTCCCCAGCGATCTAGATCTTAAATATATGAGACTGTGGAGGGTGGTCTGGATCATTGCAAACGTGTACACTCTGGAGCTCGCGGGCTGGATGGCCACGCCGTGGGGAATAAAGCCTATTAACGTAGAGAGAATATAG